Genomic segment of Mucilaginibacter sabulilitoris:
TATTATAAATTGTCATTCTGAGGAACGAAGAATCTATTTACCCATCAGATTCTTCGCGATGCTCAGAATGACAATTTTGATTGAACAGCTTTCTTTTAAGACAAGGGTAAACTCACATCCCCATTCCCTTAGCTATCGCTTCATAAACCACATCCTGTATCCGCGGCCTGATGTTAAGGCTGCCCAGTTTGTTGCCGGCATCCGGATGTACACGGTTACTCAAAAATACATATACCAGGTTGCTTTTCGGGTCAACCCATATACAGGTGCCCGTGAAACCAGTATGGCCGTACGTTTGCGGAGAGGCCAGTTTTGAGGGATAATGCCTGTCGGCAATTGGGTCCCAGCGGTCAAAACCCAGCCCACGGCGGCTCACCGCCGATTGCTTGGAAGTAAACAGGTCAACCACTTCGGGTTTAAAATACTGAACGCCACCATAAGTGCCCCGGTTAAGCATCATCTGGTAAATAATGGCCACGTCGTTGGCATCGGCAAACAAACCGGCGTGACCTGCAACTCCACCCATCATGGCGGCGGTTGGGTCATGCACATAGCCATCAAGCAGGCTCTGGCGGTACTCCTGGTCGTTCTCTGTTGGAGGTATGCGGTCGGCACTAAAGCGGTTCAGTGGTAAAAAGCCTGCTGTTTGCATACCCAGCGGCCCGTAAAACTGCTGCTGTACGTATACATTTTCGGGTATAGAGGTAATGCTTTCCACCACCTCTTTCATCAGTAGCATACTCACATCACTGTACACATACTGCCCTCTTGTTTTAAGCGGGGAGTTCAGCATATCGGGCAGCATTACTTCCTTATAATAATCCTTTCTTAAAAAATAGTGATCCGATACCCGCGTCGGGTAAGCTGCCGATGAATCGGTACTATGATCTGCAGGTTTTACCTTTTCAAAGGTCTTAATATCGGGTATCAGCCCGGCCTGGTGCATCAGCAGCTCACGTATCAGCAAATCATTTTTATTGCTTTTGCGGGCCAATGGAATATAGTCGCCAACGGTACCCTCCAAACTTAACTTGCCCTCGTCGGTAAGCTTCATCGCTTCCATGGTGGTAGCGGTTATTTTGGTCATGGAGGCCAGGTCAAATATATCTGTTATACGGTCGGGGATGGTTTTGTCATAAGTATGGTAACCATAGGCTTTGTTAAATATTACCTTACCATCCTTGGCTACCAGCACCACACAGCCGGGGGTTGCATGCTCGGCTATGGCTTCGCGGGCAATATCATCAATGCCGGTAAGGTTATTGGAGTTGATACCTGCATCTTCGGGCACGGTATATTGCAACCTTATTTTATCGGTAATAAAACCCATTCCCGAGGCAAACTGCGGTGAATAGGTACGGGTGAGCTTCTGGGTAACAGGCAAGCCGCCAAAAATGGCTTGAGCGCCATAAAAGGCCGAAACCATCGTTGCCCGTTCGCTCCATAAAATAGGAACGGTAACATTGCTTAGTTTACTCAGCATAGCACCGCCACCAAATGCGGCGACTATTACATTTTTTAGTTTTTGGTTGCTGGTTATAAAATCCATGATCTGCGGATTGTTCAGATCGGCATCAGTTAGCTGGAGTATAATGGTATTATACCATTTCAGATCGGATGACAGGTCGACCAAGGTTTTGGCACCTGTGTAAGCGTTGCCGTCAAATGCATCTACCTTGCTGTATTTATTAAGCAAGCTATCAAAAGGGGCGGCATACTGGTTGGAGAAGTGAACGCTTGCTATCTTTAACTGATCAAGATCTTTCAGCGGTACCAGGTATTTGCTGTTGTTAAATAAAACTGTTGAATGCTCAACCAGTCGTTGTTCGTTAACATAAGCCTGACCAGTAGGTGGTGCGG
This window contains:
- a CDS encoding serine hydrolase domain-containing protein, producing the protein MIKNKWGCVPLVLLGFTIFNTACAQIPPVTAPPTGQAYVNEQRLVEHSTVLFNNSKYLVPLKDLDQLKIASVHFSNQYAAPFDSLLNKYSKVDAFDGNAYTGAKTLVDLSSDLKWYNTIILQLTDADLNNPQIMDFITSNQKLKNVIVAAFGGGAMLSKLSNVTVPILWSERATMVSAFYGAQAIFGGLPVTQKLTRTYSPQFASGMGFITDKIRLQYTVPEDAGINSNNLTGIDDIAREAIAEHATPGCVVLVAKDGKVIFNKAYGYHTYDKTIPDRITDIFDLASMTKITATTMEAMKLTDEGKLSLEGTVGDYIPLARKSNKNDLLIRELLMHQAGLIPDIKTFEKVKPADHSTDSSAAYPTRVSDHYFLRKDYYKEVMLPDMLNSPLKTRGQYVYSDVSMLLMKEVVESITSIPENVYVQQQFYGPLGMQTAGFLPLNRFSADRIPPTENDQEYRQSLLDGYVHDPTAAMMGGVAGHAGLFADANDVAIIYQMMLNRGTYGGVQYFKPEVVDLFTSKQSAVSRRGLGFDRWDPIADRHYPSKLASPQTYGHTGFTGTCIWVDPKSNLVYVFLSNRVHPDAGNKLGSLNIRPRIQDVVYEAIAKGMGM